One window of the Amycolatopsis mediterranei genome contains the following:
- a CDS encoding response regulator: MTIAVFLLDDHELVRTGLKTVFEPEPDIEVVGEAGTAAEALVRIPQARPDVAVLDVRLPDGEGVAVCREIRSTVDPPPACLMLTSYSDDEALFGAIMAGAAGYMLKQVSGRSLIEAVRTVAAGGSLLDATLTASVMNKLRGENVAAPDPRYEQLSPQERRVLDLVAEGLTNRQIAERLFLAEKTVKNYVSSVLHKLGVERRTSAAVYMSHRRAEPGRSG; the protein is encoded by the coding sequence ATGACGATCGCGGTGTTCCTGCTGGACGACCACGAGCTGGTCCGGACCGGGCTGAAGACCGTTTTCGAGCCCGAACCCGACATCGAGGTGGTCGGGGAGGCGGGGACGGCGGCCGAGGCGCTGGTGCGGATCCCGCAGGCCCGCCCGGACGTGGCCGTTCTCGACGTCCGGCTGCCCGACGGCGAAGGCGTGGCGGTGTGCCGCGAGATCCGGTCCACCGTGGACCCGCCGCCGGCCTGCCTGATGCTGACGTCCTATTCGGACGACGAAGCGCTGTTCGGCGCGATCATGGCGGGCGCGGCCGGGTACATGCTCAAGCAGGTGTCCGGCCGGTCGCTGATCGAGGCCGTCCGCACGGTCGCCGCCGGCGGCTCGCTGCTGGACGCCACGCTCACCGCGTCGGTGATGAACAAGCTGCGCGGCGAAAACGTCGCGGCCCCGGACCCGCGGTACGAGCAGCTGAGCCCGCAGGAGCGGCGGGTGCTGGACCTGGTCGCGGAGGGCCTGACCAACCGGCAGATCGCCGAACGGCTGTTCCTGGCCGAGAAGACGGTGAAGAACTACGTGTCGTCGGTGCTGCACAAGCTCGGCGTCGAGCGGCGCACCTCGGCGGCGGTCTACATGTCCCACCGGCGGGCCGAACCGGGACGATCGGGCTGA
- a CDS encoding MDR family MFS transporter — translation MAVTELLGLPRTRGRLPLVAAQGVDALGTGLFLPFAVVYFHAAKAIPLTAVGAALSAAALLALPAGPCAGPLVDRFGPRRIVVAANLLRVATFAGYVFAGSLWQLVALAALTFWGEGLFWPASGALVAQVADDGQRARWYAMERTLRNVGIGVGGLAGSALVVAGGYTTIVVLNAASFLLAAALTAAWRGGRAGPPRAAREPARRRGYRAVLADRAFRRVLVTVFVFALCDLALTVLLSAYVLDTLRLPAWQPGVLFALNTVLVVLAQTVVARRVERFGKPRTLQVAAVVWAAAFLLFAVAPLAAPLPVFAVLTVATAVFTAAELLQAPTSSALTVALAPPHLRGRYLGLEELLWGVARVLAPVTFTALLGAGPQLPWLVLAGCCMLAVVVLAGLKAVPEPAATRETADA, via the coding sequence ATGGCCGTCACCGAACTGCTCGGGCTGCCCCGGACCCGGGGCCGCCTGCCGCTGGTCGCCGCGCAGGGCGTCGACGCGCTCGGCACGGGCCTGTTCCTGCCGTTCGCCGTCGTGTACTTCCACGCGGCCAAAGCGATCCCGCTGACCGCGGTCGGTGCCGCGCTCTCCGCCGCGGCGCTGCTCGCCCTGCCGGCCGGGCCGTGCGCCGGTCCGCTGGTCGACCGCTTCGGCCCGCGGCGGATCGTGGTCGCCGCCAACCTGCTGCGGGTCGCGACCTTCGCCGGGTACGTCTTCGCCGGGTCGTTGTGGCAGCTGGTGGCACTGGCCGCGCTGACGTTCTGGGGTGAAGGGCTGTTCTGGCCGGCGTCCGGGGCGCTGGTCGCGCAGGTGGCCGACGACGGCCAGCGCGCCCGCTGGTACGCGATGGAGCGGACGCTGCGCAACGTCGGCATCGGCGTCGGCGGGCTGGCCGGCAGTGCGCTCGTCGTCGCGGGCGGCTACACCACGATCGTCGTGCTGAACGCGGCCAGCTTCCTCCTCGCGGCGGCTCTGACCGCGGCCTGGCGGGGCGGCCGGGCCGGCCCGCCGCGGGCCGCCCGCGAGCCCGCGCGTCGCCGGGGGTACCGGGCCGTGCTGGCCGACCGGGCGTTCCGGCGGGTGCTCGTGACGGTGTTCGTCTTCGCCCTGTGTGACCTGGCCTTGACCGTCCTGCTGAGCGCGTACGTGCTCGACACGCTGCGGCTGCCGGCGTGGCAGCCCGGGGTACTGTTCGCCCTCAACACGGTTCTCGTGGTGCTCGCGCAGACAGTCGTGGCCCGGCGCGTGGAACGCTTCGGCAAGCCCCGGACGCTGCAGGTCGCGGCGGTGGTCTGGGCGGCCGCCTTCCTGCTGTTCGCGGTCGCGCCGCTCGCCGCGCCGCTGCCGGTGTTCGCCGTGCTGACCGTGGCCACCGCCGTGTTCACCGCGGCCGAGCTGCTGCAGGCCCCGACCAGCAGCGCGCTCACCGTCGCGCTCGCGCCGCCGCACCTGCGCGGCCGGTACCTCGGGCTGGAGGAACTGTTGTGGGGCGTGGCCCGGGTGCTGGCGCCGGTGACGTTCACCGCCCTGCTGGGCGCGGGCCCGCAGCTGCCCTGGCTGGTCCTGGCCGGGTGCTGCATGCTGGCGGTGGTCGTCCTCGCGGGGCTGAAGGCGGTTCCGGAGCCGGCCGCGACCCGGGAGACCGCGGATGCCTGA
- a CDS encoding DUF1772 domain-containing protein codes for MSNPLQYAGLFVIGVLAGEELIVRYGLHPALSRLDDHPHLLARQALVRRLRVVVPIVMLPAAALAAAVLVVVTGPGLALRWATVLAMVTFLLLSFLGTVPINIKVGGWRADAPPPGWQAVIARWARLDILRSAAATAAFLFAVLAVAQAN; via the coding sequence GTGAGTAACCCACTGCAATACGCCGGCCTGTTCGTGATCGGCGTCCTCGCCGGCGAAGAGCTGATCGTCCGGTACGGCCTGCATCCGGCGCTGTCCCGGCTGGACGATCACCCGCACCTGCTGGCCCGCCAGGCCCTGGTGCGCCGCCTGCGGGTGGTGGTGCCGATCGTGATGCTCCCCGCGGCCGCGCTCGCCGCGGCGGTCCTCGTCGTGGTCACCGGCCCCGGCCTGGCGCTGAGATGGGCGACCGTCCTCGCGATGGTGACGTTCCTGCTGCTGTCGTTCCTCGGGACGGTGCCGATCAACATCAAGGTCGGCGGCTGGCGAGCGGACGCGCCGCCGCCCGGCTGGCAGGCGGTGATCGCCCGCTGGGCCCGCCTCGACATCCTCCGCTCGGCGGCGGCGACCGCCGCGTTCCTGTTCGCCGTCCTCGCCGTCGCGCAGGCGAACTGA
- a CDS encoding GNAT family N-acetyltransferase, protein MPDWAELGDLYLDVYREPPYGKGEPEAARFRETGSRHALLPGFALTTVHKGGRLAGFAYGVGREAGWWHPRATTAAPPSLARNPVFYVYELAVRPELRGRGHGRDLLDRLLAARSEPFAVLAASTAAPAHAMYRRWGWQPVGSLTPGRSELLALPLGRRAPGSQDGDPAIGGRHRSG, encoded by the coding sequence ATGCCTGACTGGGCCGAGCTCGGCGACCTCTACCTCGACGTCTACCGGGAACCACCGTACGGGAAAGGCGAACCCGAAGCGGCCCGGTTCCGCGAGACCGGGTCCCGGCACGCGCTCCTCCCGGGGTTCGCGCTGACCACCGTCCACAAGGGAGGACGGCTGGCCGGGTTCGCCTACGGCGTCGGCCGGGAGGCGGGCTGGTGGCACCCGCGGGCCACGACCGCCGCACCGCCCTCGCTGGCCCGGAACCCGGTGTTCTACGTGTACGAACTCGCCGTCCGGCCGGAGCTGCGCGGACGCGGCCACGGGCGGGACCTGCTCGACCGGCTGCTCGCCGCGCGGTCCGAGCCGTTCGCGGTGCTGGCCGCGTCGACGGCCGCCCCGGCGCACGCGATGTACCGCCGGTGGGGCTGGCAACCGGTCGGCTCCCTCACGCCGGGGCGTTCGGAGCTGCTGGCGCTGCCGCTGGGCCGTCGCGCACCGGGGAGCCAGGACGGCGATCCCGCGATCGGGGGCCGTCACCGTTCCGGGTGA
- a CDS encoding sigma-70 family RNA polymerase sigma factor: MPPHSAEGGPTPTATFSLDPALVRSAVQGNRAAVAGVLRALRPIVFRYCLGRLRTWQDGSSDAEDCAQDVLLAIVRALPGYRHPPDGFVPFVFGIAAHKVSDFHRRRARDRTSPVAEPPAGRSDGADPTSEAAERSAALDWSSGLLDTLPPRQREILVLRIILGMTAEETAAAVGLGSPGAVRVAQHRALATLRRSLADHREAAS, encoded by the coding sequence ATGCCGCCGCACTCCGCCGAGGGTGGTCCCACGCCCACGGCGACCTTCTCCCTCGACCCGGCGCTCGTCCGGTCGGCGGTGCAGGGCAACCGCGCCGCGGTGGCCGGGGTGCTGCGCGCGCTGCGGCCGATCGTCTTCCGCTACTGCCTGGGCCGGCTGCGCACGTGGCAGGACGGTTCGTCGGACGCCGAGGACTGCGCCCAGGACGTGCTGCTCGCGATCGTCCGCGCGCTGCCGGGGTACCGGCACCCGCCCGACGGCTTCGTCCCGTTCGTCTTCGGCATCGCCGCGCACAAGGTGTCCGACTTCCACCGCCGCCGGGCGCGCGACCGCACCAGCCCGGTCGCCGAACCCCCGGCCGGCCGATCGGACGGCGCGGATCCGACGAGCGAGGCGGCCGAGCGCTCCGCGGCGCTCGACTGGTCCTCGGGGCTGCTCGACACGCTCCCGCCGCGCCAGCGCGAAATCCTGGTCCTGCGGATCATCCTCGGCATGACGGCGGAGGAGACGGCCGCGGCGGTCGGTCTCGGCAGCCCCGGCGCGGTCCGCGTCGCCCAGCACCGCGCGCTGGCGACCCTGCGGCGCAGCCTGGCCGACCACCGCGAAGCCGCCTCCTGA
- a CDS encoding GAF domain-containing sensor histidine kinase: MPAILSAVGGIARELELPALLDRAVTATCELLGLRRGRLDLGEGAIAEYGRGALDAGAVELPVRAGTQTFGTLTVDPGDGGELGRREREVLGALTAATGMAVERALLVDQMRRRERWLEASYDVTRALLAAQNLRDTLRLVAERARVVAGGTAGAIARPDGPGRLVFDVVEPPGEDADRLIGLTVPTEGTATGMAFTTRQPVVVRDYGERVQEQQRDHDGPMPAMIKDLDSAISVPLIVGEETLGVLVVAKFRDRSPFTDSDVQLAKTFAGHAALAVEFSRAQEARQQLAVFSDRDRIARDLHDLVIQRLFATGLGLEGVSRLIADAGVAARVAGFAQDLDGTIREIRNSIFSLQAPAQAQGSLRAELLRVAVDARDALGFEPRVGFDGPLDAAVPDAVRSDLIASLREALTNVARHAGAKSSSVEVTVDRHGRRLTLVVHDDGAGPPAEAGRISGLANLASRAARWSGHCVLAAGEDGGARLEWTAELPAMTGEQGRGR; encoded by the coding sequence ATGCCGGCGATCCTGTCGGCGGTGGGCGGCATCGCCCGCGAGCTGGAGCTGCCCGCACTGCTGGACCGCGCGGTGACCGCGACGTGCGAGCTGCTCGGCCTCCGGCGCGGCCGCCTTGACCTCGGTGAGGGCGCGATCGCCGAGTACGGCCGGGGTGCGCTCGATGCCGGTGCGGTCGAGCTGCCGGTGCGCGCCGGAACGCAGACGTTCGGGACCTTGACCGTCGATCCCGGCGACGGCGGCGAGCTCGGCCGCCGGGAACGCGAGGTGCTCGGCGCGCTCACCGCGGCCACCGGGATGGCCGTCGAGAGAGCCCTGCTCGTCGACCAGATGCGCCGCCGCGAACGCTGGCTCGAGGCCTCCTACGACGTCACCCGCGCCCTGCTCGCGGCCCAGAACCTGCGGGACACGCTGCGGCTGGTCGCCGAACGCGCCCGCGTCGTCGCCGGCGGGACGGCCGGCGCGATCGCGCGGCCCGACGGCCCCGGCCGGCTCGTGTTCGACGTCGTCGAGCCGCCGGGCGAGGACGCCGACCGCCTGATCGGCCTGACCGTGCCGACCGAGGGCACCGCCACCGGGATGGCGTTCACCACCCGGCAGCCGGTCGTGGTGCGCGACTACGGCGAACGCGTGCAGGAGCAGCAGCGCGACCACGACGGGCCGATGCCGGCGATGATCAAGGACCTGGATTCGGCGATCTCGGTGCCGCTGATCGTCGGTGAGGAGACCCTCGGGGTCCTGGTGGTCGCGAAGTTCCGCGACCGCTCGCCGTTCACCGATTCCGACGTCCAGCTGGCCAAGACCTTCGCCGGGCACGCCGCGCTCGCCGTCGAGTTCTCCCGCGCGCAGGAGGCGCGTCAGCAGCTGGCGGTGTTCTCCGACCGCGACCGGATCGCGCGCGACCTGCACGACCTGGTGATCCAGCGGCTGTTCGCGACCGGGCTCGGGCTGGAGGGCGTCAGCAGGCTGATCGCCGACGCCGGGGTCGCCGCGCGCGTGGCCGGGTTCGCCCAGGACCTCGACGGCACGATCCGGGAGATCCGCAACAGCATCTTCTCGCTGCAGGCGCCGGCGCAGGCGCAGGGCAGCCTCCGCGCGGAACTGCTGCGAGTGGCCGTGGACGCCCGGGACGCGCTCGGCTTCGAGCCGCGCGTCGGCTTCGACGGGCCGCTCGACGCCGCGGTCCCGGACGCGGTCCGCTCCGACCTGATCGCGTCGCTGCGCGAAGCGCTGACGAACGTCGCCCGGCACGCCGGGGCGAAGTCGTCGTCGGTCGAGGTCACGGTGGACCGGCACGGCCGGCGCCTGACGCTGGTGGTGCACGACGACGGGGCCGGCCCGCCGGCGGAGGCGGGCCGGATCAGCGGCCTGGCCAACCTCGCTTCCCGGGCGGCCCGGTGGAGCGGCCACTGCGTGCTGGCGGCGGGCGAGGACGGCGGAGCGCGGCTGGAATGGACGGCGGAGCTGCCGGCGATGACCGGCGAGCAGGGGAGAGGACGATGA
- a CDS encoding DUF2235 domain-containing protein, producing MPKRLVICCDGTWNTLRQPAPTNVGQLQKAVAPTDPAGTPQRVYYREGVGTGKLWDHLFGGAFGMGLSANVQDAYRFVAENYEPGDELFFFGFSRGAYTARSTVGFIRNCGVLRPGELDRLEEAYRLYRDRDRPTSGPDSPRAREFRAKYAREDRTPIRFVGVWDTVGALGIPLSGGRLIHLLNKRWQFHDMELTSIVQAAFQALAVDEHRKSFSPAVWAPSKTSTAADGRIREQVWFAGAHSDVGGGYRQSALSDLTLRWMADRAEQCGLAFKENAFGYLAARDELGELHNSLNAFFRWFGSADRLIGGADPGTEFAGSCVLHRSEQLRPPYRPGNLLAYLADPAHQVMKL from the coding sequence ATGCCGAAACGTCTGGTGATCTGCTGCGACGGGACCTGGAACACCCTCCGCCAGCCGGCTCCGACCAACGTGGGCCAGCTCCAGAAGGCCGTCGCGCCCACCGACCCGGCCGGCACGCCGCAGCGGGTGTACTACCGCGAAGGCGTCGGCACCGGAAAGCTGTGGGACCACCTCTTCGGCGGCGCTTTCGGCATGGGACTCTCGGCGAACGTCCAGGACGCCTACCGCTTCGTCGCCGAAAACTACGAACCCGGCGACGAACTGTTCTTCTTCGGCTTCAGCCGCGGTGCCTACACCGCGCGCAGCACCGTGGGCTTCATCCGCAACTGCGGTGTCCTGCGCCCCGGCGAGCTCGACCGGCTCGAGGAGGCCTACCGGCTCTACCGGGACCGCGACCGGCCCACCTCCGGCCCGGACAGCCCGCGGGCCCGCGAGTTCCGCGCGAAGTACGCCCGCGAAGACCGGACGCCCATCCGGTTCGTCGGCGTCTGGGACACCGTCGGCGCGCTGGGCATCCCCCTCAGCGGCGGCCGGCTGATCCACCTGCTGAACAAGCGCTGGCAGTTCCACGACATGGAGCTGACCTCGATCGTGCAGGCGGCGTTCCAGGCACTGGCGGTCGACGAGCACCGCAAGTCGTTCAGCCCGGCCGTCTGGGCACCGTCGAAGACGTCGACGGCGGCGGATGGCCGGATCCGCGAACAGGTCTGGTTCGCCGGCGCCCATTCCGACGTCGGGGGCGGTTATCGGCAATCGGCCTTGTCCGACCTCACCCTGCGGTGGATGGCCGACCGCGCCGAACAGTGCGGCCTCGCGTTCAAGGAAAACGCGTTCGGGTATCTGGCCGCGCGCGACGAACTGGGCGAGCTGCACAATTCGCTCAACGCATTCTTCCGCTGGTTCGGCTCGGCCGACCGCCTCATCGGCGGGGCGGATCCGGGGACGGAGTTCGCGGGGTCGTGCGTGCTGCACCGCAGTGAACAGCTGCGGCCGCCGTACCGGCCCGGGAACCTGCTGGCCTACCTGGC
- a CDS encoding DUF1996 domain-containing protein: MSRTQGRHRLSRRTKIATGGLALAIAVGGIVVATTTGNTGEASADEANPAFFVDILKVKPNQFDPRPVSGAATGTFTVDCGRNENQHFNPDNFIAQPGVRNGAQHLHDYVGNLSTNADSNNKSLVKSGTTCRNGDKSAYFWPVVRIDTGEEEKNEPAKVPDGDRAQADREAKTVQVACPDVASKLTDIPDQAMAEVDSNLDQLDSQADEANQRIAATQGQGGQDFVRNAILNPLKDRRSAILDRIAIAIGRFAQKPGNLGDLAPCATKPGKDTGTPTPPPSTTAGGALPGQDQNNELPGNDGKIVRPQRVQITFRGSPVGKVVAMPRFLRVLYGDAKVSTNGPANAKASWTCTGFENRVTDKYPICPDGSKVKRIHTFPSCWDGKNTDSANHRTHIVFPDQFGRCGNGFKAVPQLQISLTYDIPHDIQVKKQYKVDAFPQEKHNPGSDHDDFANVMSQRIMNGLVNCVNRGRICRA; this comes from the coding sequence ATGTCCCGCACCCAAGGACGGCATCGCCTGTCGCGCCGGACGAAGATCGCGACCGGCGGCCTCGCCCTCGCGATCGCGGTCGGTGGCATCGTCGTCGCGACGACCACCGGCAACACCGGTGAAGCCAGCGCCGACGAAGCGAACCCCGCGTTCTTCGTCGACATCCTGAAGGTGAAGCCGAACCAGTTCGACCCGCGCCCGGTCAGCGGCGCGGCGACCGGCACGTTCACCGTCGACTGCGGCCGCAACGAAAACCAGCACTTCAACCCGGACAACTTCATCGCCCAGCCCGGCGTCCGCAACGGCGCCCAGCACCTGCACGACTACGTCGGCAACCTCTCGACCAACGCCGACTCGAACAACAAGAGCCTGGTCAAGTCCGGGACCACCTGCCGCAACGGTGACAAGTCCGCCTACTTCTGGCCCGTGGTCCGCATCGACACCGGCGAAGAGGAGAAGAACGAGCCCGCCAAGGTGCCCGACGGCGACCGGGCGCAGGCCGACCGCGAGGCGAAGACCGTCCAGGTCGCGTGCCCGGACGTCGCCAGCAAGCTGACCGACATCCCCGACCAGGCGATGGCCGAAGTGGACAGCAACCTCGACCAGCTCGACTCGCAGGCCGACGAAGCCAACCAGCGCATCGCCGCGACGCAGGGCCAGGGCGGCCAGGACTTCGTGCGCAACGCGATCCTGAACCCGCTCAAGGACCGGCGCAGCGCCATCCTCGACCGGATCGCCATCGCGATCGGCCGGTTCGCGCAGAAGCCGGGCAACCTGGGCGATCTCGCGCCGTGCGCGACGAAGCCGGGCAAGGACACCGGAACACCGACGCCGCCGCCGAGCACCACGGCCGGCGGGGCGCTGCCCGGGCAGGACCAGAACAACGAGCTGCCCGGCAACGACGGCAAGATCGTGCGGCCGCAGCGCGTGCAGATCACCTTCCGCGGCAGCCCGGTCGGCAAGGTGGTGGCGATGCCGCGCTTCCTGCGCGTGCTCTACGGCGACGCGAAGGTCTCGACCAACGGGCCCGCCAACGCCAAGGCGAGCTGGACGTGCACCGGGTTCGAGAACCGCGTCACCGACAAGTACCCGATCTGCCCCGACGGCAGCAAGGTCAAGCGGATCCACACCTTCCCGAGCTGCTGGGACGGCAAGAACACCGACAGCGCCAACCACCGCACCCACATCGTGTTCCCGGACCAGTTCGGCCGGTGCGGCAACGGGTTCAAGGCGGTGCCGCAGCTGCAGATCTCGCTGACCTACGACATCCCGCACGACATCCAGGTCAAGAAGCAGTACAAAGTGGACGCTTTCCCGCAGGAGAAGCACAACCCGGGTTCCGACCACGACGACTTCGCGAACGTGATGTCGCAGCGGATCATGAACGGCCTGGTGAACTGCGTGAACCGCGGCCGGATCTGCCGGGCGTGA
- a CDS encoding MmcQ/YjbR family DNA-binding protein, whose product MVTGDEVRAFASTLPRAYEALVRDRIKFRVGQIVFVALSADETLMGFAFPREQREALIAAEPGKFLLPEPSDLRFRWVRCRLAAIDAEEMRELVVEAWRMCVPMKVWTAYLETHPL is encoded by the coding sequence ATGGTCACCGGCGACGAAGTCCGCGCGTTCGCTTCCACCCTCCCCCGCGCGTACGAAGCACTCGTGCGCGACCGGATCAAGTTCCGGGTCGGCCAGATCGTGTTCGTGGCGCTGTCGGCGGACGAGACCCTGATGGGCTTCGCCTTTCCCCGCGAGCAGCGGGAAGCGCTGATCGCGGCGGAACCCGGCAAGTTCCTGCTGCCCGAGCCGTCGGACCTGCGCTTCCGGTGGGTCCGGTGCCGCCTGGCGGCGATCGACGCCGAGGAGATGCGGGAGCTGGTCGTGGAGGCGTGGCGGATGTGCGTGCCGATGAAGGTCTGGACCGCCTACCTGGAGACCCACCCGCTCTGA
- a CDS encoding YcaO-like family protein — translation MSSDARPRLTGVEVHDLEPELCLLITPNGGQFSITAPVREFRAWLGRCDGTRTREELLAGMNPDYAEVLDVLEADGCLRAGQDEEAAARRLAATTVLLAGAAELTGPLADLLAPSGYARIEPLAGLDHPFPVDPADTVVVAAFTHPAYAELTALDVFCADRGVRFLPFRCERGQGIAGPAVTPGSGPDFADALARRRSAAIDPRVLDAFAAAEAPPGPRFRPGETRWLLTALAVQLERWVAGAPAETTTGELELDPVRLTVLSRPVLPVPDRPRPVGHGPRPDLLVDDRTGIVTAVHELPAAPGMPARLRVCAVDVADMRRVVDWPNDRQAFGTSWHDFELARDSAIGEAVERYCGSWLPPERRIRHASHDRLRRDGVPALDPRRLNLYSPRQYRTEGFPFAPLTTDVECAWVKGFSHTTQEPIWVPACLVSTEAEPGGGRFTDPLIAGLAAGTSVEHAVTSGLEEVLERDTTMLWWANTPRLPRLPVPAEIRALIADTAGTYDVTLIPLDNEFGVPIVAAAVFDRTRRWLSIGFATRPDPFEAAQKALAEGFTLQHTCLALDDERELGAMQADLPHLDNLKPYRADRRYLDSYREDFADVVDLLCQQQIYLDPRAAARVAPWVRDLPERGWEGLPALGERRLKAYQERVEARGFEVISVDLTTRDVEAAGFHAAHTLVPGLVSNFPAGLPYWGDGRIRRAAVDLGWRAEPLPEERLNVFPLPHA, via the coding sequence ATGTCTTCCGACGCCCGCCCGCGGCTGACCGGGGTCGAGGTCCACGACCTCGAACCCGAGTTGTGCCTGCTCATCACGCCGAACGGCGGCCAGTTCTCGATCACCGCCCCGGTGCGGGAGTTCCGGGCGTGGCTCGGCCGGTGCGACGGCACCCGCACCCGCGAGGAACTGCTGGCCGGGATGAACCCCGACTACGCGGAGGTGCTCGACGTCCTCGAGGCGGACGGCTGCCTGCGCGCGGGGCAGGACGAAGAGGCCGCGGCCCGGCGCCTCGCCGCGACCACCGTGCTGCTCGCCGGGGCGGCCGAACTGACCGGCCCGCTCGCGGACCTCCTCGCCCCGTCCGGCTACGCGCGGATCGAACCGCTCGCCGGCCTCGACCACCCCTTCCCGGTGGATCCGGCGGACACCGTCGTCGTCGCCGCGTTCACCCACCCGGCCTATGCCGAACTCACCGCGCTGGACGTGTTCTGCGCCGACCGCGGGGTGCGTTTCCTCCCGTTCCGCTGTGAACGCGGCCAGGGGATCGCCGGGCCCGCGGTCACCCCCGGCAGCGGCCCCGACTTCGCCGACGCGCTCGCCCGCCGCCGCTCCGCCGCGATCGACCCCCGCGTGCTCGACGCCTTCGCCGCGGCCGAGGCACCGCCCGGCCCGCGCTTCCGGCCGGGAGAAACCCGCTGGCTGCTCACCGCGCTCGCCGTCCAGCTCGAGCGCTGGGTCGCCGGTGCGCCCGCCGAGACGACCACCGGGGAACTCGAGCTCGATCCCGTCCGGCTGACCGTGCTCTCCCGGCCCGTGCTGCCCGTGCCCGACCGGCCCCGGCCGGTCGGGCACGGACCGCGGCCCGACCTGCTCGTCGACGACCGGACGGGGATCGTCACCGCGGTCCACGAACTGCCCGCCGCTCCCGGCATGCCCGCCCGGCTGCGGGTGTGCGCGGTCGACGTCGCCGACATGCGGCGGGTGGTCGACTGGCCCAACGACCGCCAGGCGTTCGGCACGTCGTGGCACGACTTCGAGCTCGCCCGCGACTCCGCGATCGGCGAGGCCGTGGAACGCTACTGCGGCAGCTGGCTCCCGCCGGAACGCCGGATCCGCCACGCCAGCCACGACCGGCTGCGCCGCGACGGCGTCCCGGCGCTCGACCCGCGCCGGCTGAACCTCTACTCGCCCCGCCAGTACCGGACCGAGGGCTTCCCGTTCGCGCCGCTGACCACCGACGTCGAATGCGCGTGGGTGAAAGGCTTTTCGCACACGACCCAAGAGCCGATCTGGGTGCCGGCCTGCCTCGTCTCGACCGAGGCCGAGCCCGGCGGCGGCCGGTTCACCGACCCGCTGATCGCCGGGCTCGCCGCCGGCACCAGCGTGGAGCACGCCGTCACCTCCGGCCTCGAAGAGGTGCTCGAACGCGACACGACCATGCTCTGGTGGGCCAACACACCCCGGCTGCCCCGGCTGCCGGTCCCGGCGGAGATCCGGGCGCTGATCGCCGACACCGCCGGCACCTACGACGTCACGCTCATCCCGCTGGACAACGAGTTCGGCGTCCCGATCGTCGCCGCCGCGGTGTTCGACCGCACCCGGCGCTGGCTGTCGATCGGGTTCGCCACCCGGCCCGACCCGTTCGAAGCGGCCCAGAAGGCGCTCGCCGAAGGGTTCACCCTGCAGCACACCTGCCTCGCCCTCGACGACGAGCGCGAGCTGGGGGCGATGCAGGCCGACCTGCCGCACCTGGACAACCTCAAGCCCTACCGCGCCGACCGGCGCTACCTCGACTCCTACCGCGAGGACTTCGCCGACGTCGTCGACCTGTTGTGCCAGCAGCAGATCTACCTCGACCCGCGGGCCGCGGCCCGGGTGGCGCCGTGGGTGCGCGACCTGCCGGAGCGGGGCTGGGAGGGCCTGCCGGCGCTGGGCGAGCGGCGGCTCAAGGCCTACCAGGAGCGCGTCGAGGCCCGCGGGTTCGAGGTGATCAGCGTCGACCTCACCACCCGGGACGTCGAGGCCGCCGGCTTCCACGCCGCGCACACGCTCGTGCCGGGGCTGGTGTCGAACTTCCCGGCCGGGCTCCCGTACTGGGGCGACGGCCGGATCCGCCGCGCCGCGGTCGACCTCGGCTGGCGGGCCGAGCCCCTGCCCGAAGAGCGGCTGAACGTCTTCCCGCTCCCCCACGCCTGA
- a CDS encoding pyridoxamine 5'-phosphate oxidase family protein produces the protein MVDDVGFGLLLDRQQCLALLRTASLGRVIYTHRAMPAVRPVRFTVVDDAVVFAVPPGSPLYAGARDAVVAFEADEFAADLGAGWYVSLLGRATESAAVDLGELPCPCPPPAGASHRFLRVPAETISGHRIACHAE, from the coding sequence ATGGTGGACGACGTGGGCTTCGGGCTGCTGCTCGATCGGCAGCAGTGCCTCGCCTTGCTCCGGACGGCGAGCCTCGGACGGGTGATCTACACCCACCGGGCCATGCCGGCGGTGCGTCCGGTGCGCTTCACGGTCGTCGACGACGCCGTGGTGTTCGCCGTCCCGCCCGGCAGTCCCTTGTACGCGGGTGCGCGCGACGCCGTCGTCGCGTTCGAAGCCGACGAGTTCGCCGCCGACCTGGGCGCCGGCTGGTACGTCAGCCTGCTGGGCCGCGCCACCGAATCCGCTGCCGTCGATCTCGGCGAGCTGCCCTGTCCGTGCCCGCCGCCCGCCGGCGCGAGCCACCGGTTCCTGCGCGTCCCGGCGGAGACGATCAGCGGTCACCGCATCGCCTGCCACGCGGAGTGA